From a single Chiloscyllium plagiosum isolate BGI_BamShark_2017 chromosome 27, ASM401019v2, whole genome shotgun sequence genomic region:
- the rhbdl2 gene encoding rhomboid-related protein 2 isoform X2: MEMNPTEEENENLNEERNRESQKCSAWCQKVHTTVSNWMLPEDMRSRYMERANCLPPPIFIISISLAELAVFIYYAVWKPQKQWITLDTGVLESPFIYRPDRRQEAWRFISYMLVHAGVQHIIGNLVMQLILGIPLELVHKGHRVGLVYLAGVIGGSLASSIFDPMLRLVGASGGGYALMGGYFMNVLVNFRQMVPLFGVFRLAFILIIVGTDVGFALYRRFLVGGDGLRAHKYPKDVENHETTQRETFR, translated from the exons ATGGAGATGAATCCAAcagaagaagaaaatgaaaatcTGAATGAAGAGAGGAACAGGGAATCACAAAAATGCTCTGCTTGGTGTCAGAAGGTACACACAACGGTGTCTAATTGGATGCTCCCTGAAGACATGAGAAGTCGCTATATGGAAAGAGCAAATTGCTTGCCTCCACCGATCTTCATTATCTCTATAAGTTTGGCTGAG CTGGCTGTTTTTATTTACTATGCAGTCTGGAAGCCTCAGAAACAATGGATTACCTTGGACACCGGGGTGTTGGAAAGTCCATTCATTTACAGGCCAGACAGGAGACAAGAAGCTTGGAGATTTATCTCGTACATGCTAGTGCATGCTGG TGTCCAGCACATTATAGGGAACCTGGTTATGCAACTTATTTTGGGAATTCCATTAGAGTTGGTTCACAAAGGTCATCGGGTTGGGCTGGTCTATCTTGCAGGGGTAATTGGAG GCTCATTGGCTAGCTCAATATTTGATCCAATGCTTCGCCTAGTTGGAGCTTCAGGTGGAGGATATGCTCTAATGGGAGGCTACTTTATGAATGTCTTAGTG AACTTCCGACAAATGGTGCCACTATTCGGTGTTTTCAGATTAGCTTTTATTTTGATCATAG TTGGTACTGATGTGGGGTTTGCCCTATATAGAAGGTTCCTTGTTGGAGGAGATGGTTTGCGT gCACACAAGTATCCCAAGGACGTAGAAAATCATGAGACAACACAGAGAGAAACATTCAGATGA
- the rhbdl2 gene encoding rhomboid-related protein 2 isoform X1 gives MEMNPTEEENENLNEERNRESQKCSAWCQKVHTTVSNWMLPEDMRSRYMERANCLPPPIFIISISLAELAVFIYYAVWKPQKQWITLDTGVLESPFIYRPDRRQEAWRFISYMLVHAGVQHIIGNLVMQLILGIPLELVHKGHRVGLVYLAGVIGGSLASSIFDPMLRLVGASGGGYALMGGYFMNVLVNFRQMVPLFGVFRLAFILIIVGTDVGFALYRRFLVGGDGLRVSFVAHIAGGLAGMTIGYVVFSCYNQKLLKDVRFWVSILAYVSCVVFAIIFNIFLSPAA, from the exons ATGGAGATGAATCCAAcagaagaagaaaatgaaaatcTGAATGAAGAGAGGAACAGGGAATCACAAAAATGCTCTGCTTGGTGTCAGAAGGTACACACAACGGTGTCTAATTGGATGCTCCCTGAAGACATGAGAAGTCGCTATATGGAAAGAGCAAATTGCTTGCCTCCACCGATCTTCATTATCTCTATAAGTTTGGCTGAG CTGGCTGTTTTTATTTACTATGCAGTCTGGAAGCCTCAGAAACAATGGATTACCTTGGACACCGGGGTGTTGGAAAGTCCATTCATTTACAGGCCAGACAGGAGACAAGAAGCTTGGAGATTTATCTCGTACATGCTAGTGCATGCTGG TGTCCAGCACATTATAGGGAACCTGGTTATGCAACTTATTTTGGGAATTCCATTAGAGTTGGTTCACAAAGGTCATCGGGTTGGGCTGGTCTATCTTGCAGGGGTAATTGGAG GCTCATTGGCTAGCTCAATATTTGATCCAATGCTTCGCCTAGTTGGAGCTTCAGGTGGAGGATATGCTCTAATGGGAGGCTACTTTATGAATGTCTTAGTG AACTTCCGACAAATGGTGCCACTATTCGGTGTTTTCAGATTAGCTTTTATTTTGATCATAG TTGGTACTGATGTGGGGTTTGCCCTATATAGAAGGTTCCTTGTTGGAGGAGATGGTTTGCGT GTATCATTTGTGGCTCACATTGCAGGTGGTCTAGCTGGAATGACCATCGGTTATGTGGTTTTCAGCTGTTATAATCAGAAACTCTTAAAGGATGTCAGATTTTGGGTTTCAATTTTAGCATATGTTTCATGTGTGGTGTTTGCTATCATATTCAACATCTTCCTGTCTCCTGCTGCTTAA